AGGTGCTGCGTGCCATGGCCCACGTACAACCCGTTGAGCGTGGCCTCACCGCCCCGGTCCTTGAAGAGCGCATGCACCTCGTTGCGCGCGAGCGCGCCGCCCAGCGACAGCACATGCGAGGCGAAGCGGCTGTCCCGGCCCTGCTCCACGTGCAGCGAGCCGATGTGGAAGGCCACCTCGGACTCGGCCTGCAGCTTGAGGTGCGTCACCCGCGCGCCATCCCCGAGCACCACCTCCGTCACCGCGTTGGTGAAGGACACGCCGGGCGCCACGCCCACGTAGCTCTCCACGAGCGTGAGCTCACTGTTCGCCCCGGCGCGCACCACCACCCGGGGGCTCGCCAGCGACAGCGTGGCCACGCCGCGCGCGAGGAAGAGCAGCTGCACGGGCTCGGCGCACACCGTGCCGGGCGCCACGTCCACCCACGCGCCCTCCTCCAGCAGCGCCACGTTGAGCGCGGTGAAGGCACTCGACTCCGCGCGGGCCCGCTGGCCCACGAGCTCCTCCAGCGGCGCGCCCTCCTCGAGCGCCTCGCGCAGGCTGCGCACCTGGAGCCCCTCGGGCAGGCCGTCCAGCCGGGACAGCTCGCGCACGAAGCGGCCATCCACGAACACCAGCCGTGGCCCGGGGCCCGGCAGGCGTTGCAACTCCACCGCCGCCTCCATGCTCGCCTCGTGCACGGTGTGCACGGGGCAGAAGGACTGGCAGCTCACGGAGGACACGTTCGTGTACTTCCAGTCCTCGTTGCGCGAGGTGGGAAACCCCTGGCGCGCGAGCTGCTCGATGCCGTCCTGTCTCAGCGCGCGCAGCCACGCGGGAGCCCCCGCGGCGCGCTCCGCCTGGAAGCGCTCGGCCAGGTCGAGGTAGTAGCGCAGCCCCTCGTCCGTCACGGCCGGGCCTCCTTGCCCACCAGGGCCTTGCCGTCGTTGAGCCACGCGTAGCCCTTCTTCTCCAGCTCCAGCGCCAGCTCGCGCCCGCCCGTGCGCACGATGAGCCCACCGGCCAGCACCGACACCCGGTCCGGCACCACGTACTCGAGCAGCCGCTGGTAGTGGGTGATGACGAGCATGCTGCGCTCGGGCGCGCGCAGCGCGTTGATGCCCCCGGAGACGATCCGCAGCGCGTCGATGTCCAGGCCCGAGTCCGTCTCGTCGAGCACGGCCAGCTTCGGCTCCAGCACCGCCATCTGGAAGATCTCGTTGCGCTTCTTCTCGCCGCCGGAGAAGCCCTCGTTCACCGAGCGCTGCATGAACGCCTGATCCAGCTCCACGAGCTTGGACTTCTCGCGCGCGAGCTTGAGGAAGTCCATGGCGTCCAGCTCTTCCTTGCCCTCGGCGCGCCGCCGGGCGTTGAGCGCCGTGCGCAGGAAGTGCAGGTTGCCCACGCCCGGAATCTCCACCGGGTACTGGAAGGCCATGAACACGCCCGCGTGGGCGCGCGCCTCGGGCGGCATCGCGAGCAAGTCATTCCCGTCGAAGAGCACCTCGCCCTTCGTCACCTCGTACGTCTCGCGGCCGGAGAGCACCTGCGACAGCGTGCTCTTGCCCGAGCCGTTGGGGCCCATGATGGCGTGGACCTCCCCGGGCATGAGCTCCAGGTTGATACCCTTGAGGACCTCGCGACCCGCCACGCGCACGTGCAGGTCCTTGATGCTGAGCAGCGGCTTCATCCCACGCTTCCTTCCAGACTCACACTGAGCAGCTTCTGCGCTTCCACGGCGAACTCCATGGGCAGCTCCTTGAAGACCTGCCGGCAGAAGCCATTGACGATCATCGATACGGCGTCTTCCTTCGAGATGCCCCGCTGCTGGCAGTAGAAGAGCTGGTCCTCGCCGATCTTCGACGTGGACGCCTCGTGCTCCACCTGCGCCGAGGCGTTCTTCACCTCGATGTACGGCAGCGTGTGGGCGCCGCACTTGCTGCCGAGCAGCAGCGAGTCACACTGGGTGTAGTTGCGCGCGCCCTCGGCGCTCTTGAGCACCTTGACGAGGCCCCGGTAGGTGTTCTGCCCGCGGCCCGCGGAGATGCCCTTGGACACGATGGTGCTCTTCGTGTTGCGGCCCAGGTGGATCATCTTCGTGCCCGTGTCCGCCTGCTGGCGGTGGTTGGCGAGCGCCACCGAGTAGAACTCGCCCACCGAGTCATCCCCCTTGAGGATGACGCTCGGGTACTTCCAGGTGATGGCCGAGCCGGTCTCCACCTGCGTCCAGGAGATCTTCGCGCGGTGGTGCGCGATGCCGCGCTTGGTGACGAAGTTGTAGATGCCGCCGCGACCCTGCTCGTCCCCGGGGTACCAGTTCTGCACCGTGGAGTACTTGATCGTGGCCCCGTCCAACGCCACGAGTTCCACCACGGCGGCGTGGAGCTGGTTGGTGTCGCGCTGGGGCGCGGTGCAGCCCTCGAGGTAGCTCACGGTGGAGCCCTCGTCGGCGACGATGAGGGTGCGCTCGAACTGGCCGGTGTTCTCCGCGTTGATGCGGAAGTAGGTGGACAGCTCCATGGGGCAGCGCACGCCCTTGGGGATGTAGACGAACGAACCGTCGCTGAAGACGGCCGAGTTGAGGGCCGCGAAGTAGTTGTCCGAGTGCGGCACCACCGTGCCCAGGTACTTCCGCACCAGCTCCGGGTGCTCGCGCACGGCCTCGGAGAAGGAGCAGAAGATGACGCCCGCCTTGGCCAGCTTGTCCTTGAAGGTGGTGGCCACGGACACCGAGTCGAACACGGCGTCCACCGCCACGTTCTGCAGGCGCTTCTGCTCCTCGAGCGGGATGCCGAGCTTGGCGTAGGTCTTGAGCAGCTCGGGGTCCACCTGGTCCAGGCTGTCGAGCTTCGGCTTCTGCTTGGGGGCCGAGTAGTAGATGATGTCCTGGTAGTCGATGGGCGCGTACTCCACCTTCTGCCAGCGGGGCTCCTTGAGGGTGAGCCAGTGGCGGTAGGCGCGCAGCCGCCACTCGAGCATGAACTCCGGCTCGTTCTTCTTGGCGGAGATGATGCGGATGATGTCTTCGTTGAGCCCGGGGGGGATGGTCTCGGACTCGATGGCGGTGACGAAGCCGGCCTCATAGGGGCGCTTCGTGAGTTCCTGCAGGGTCTGGGTGCTCATGATGGGGTTCCTCGCAGGGAGACCGGGGTGGGAGCCGGGGAAGGAGCGGCGGGGTGATCCGTCAGGGGGGAAAGCCGCGAGACGGGGGCGCAGAGGTCGGCCAGGGTCAGCCGGCCGAGCGCGTCCTGGAGGGCGCGGTTGATGATGCGCCAGTGGCCACGGACCCGGCAGACGGTCTCCAGCTCGCACGGCCCGCTGACGTGCTGGGTGCCGTGGGCTCCACACTCGGTGAAGGCGACCGGCCCCTCGAGCGCGGCGATGATCTCCGTGAGGAGGATGCCCTGGGCGGGGCGGGACAGGCCGTAGCCGCCACTCGCGCCCCGGTGAGACACGAGGAGCCCCGAGCCCTGCAGGCCCTTGAGCACCTTGCTCACCGAGGGCAGGGGCACGTGGGTACAGGCCGCCAGTTCCTTCGCCGTACGCGTTTCGCCCGAGGCGCGCGCCAGCTCGGTCAGCAGCACGATGCCGTAGTCGGTCATCTTGCTCATCCGGAGCATTCGGATTCTCTCCCACCAGGGGGGCGCCCGGACTACCCGGGGGACACCGCCGCGTCAGGGGGCTTTTAAACAGGACCAATCTGGTCCGCATTAAAAATCGTCTCCGGACGAGCGAGGGAGCGCCCGCTTGGGGGGGCGGGGGGAGCGGACGACCAGCGAACCTACTTCCCGCCCAGCCAGTACACCGGGCGCCGGGAGCGCATCGCCGCCTCCAGGAACTCCGCGAAGGAGCTGGCCACGGGCCCGCAGTACTCCGCGTTCGGCCATGCCTCGTGGTAGCCGTCCATGAGGGGGTAGCGGCCATTCTCCTGCCGGCTCACATCCACCAGGACGTAATCCCCGTCCTGGACGTCACAAAGGGTGTACATCGAGGCTGGACCCCACTTGTCGTCGTCCTGGCCGTAGATGGCAACCCGGGCTCGGACGATCTTGGACAAGGGCAGGATGCGGTAGGGCGTGTTCGGCAACCGCTCAATCAACTCCGCTCCGTTGCAGTGCAGATAGAAGGCCCGTAGGTCCGGATCCAGCCGCCAACCCACCCTCTGCTCGAAGTCCTCGAGTTCCTCGGGCGTGGCGGGAGAATACGGGAAATGCTCGCGGGAGACCTCTTCGAGCAAGCTGCTCATGGGTGCGATCATCGGCGGTTGCCCACTCTTCCTGCGTGGAAACCCTGGCGTCTACCGGGGCGACGAAAAACGAGGCCTGGGTAGCGTCTGTTTCGTCATCGCCTTGGCGTCCCAGATCCAGAAATCTCCAGCCGCCGCCCATTGAGCATTGCTCCACTCGACTCCAAAGGCAGGTAGAGTTCCCACCCAGAGCACCCATTCATAACGACCACCATTGCGAAATCGACTGAGCATCGCGGCCGCCCCTTGAAGAAAAGGAGGCTCGTGCATTCCGTTATGCGCGATCCAGGTTTGCTCACCTTCGACAGCGGACCAACGTAGCGAACTCCACTCTTGCTCAAGAGGGACGTCAGCCGGCAGCGGTGGCTCCTCACTCAGCGCTGCATGAGGGCACGACAACCACAGCAGGGTCTTGCCATCCAAACTCAGCAGATCCGCTTCGATGTGGCGAAGCACTGGGCTTGCGAGTTCGGTGATAGCAGCGCGAATGCAGTAGTTCGGCTGCGAGATCACAAGCGACAAGATGGGATCACCACCGAGTTTGAGGCGAAGAAGGTGCGCATAATGAAGCACCTCGGCCACGGCAAACGGCTCGAACTTGGCTCCGTACTTCAACTCTCCAACAATACGCGGCTTGCTATCTCCCCAGTATGCATCCGGCTTGGAGTTGTAGCCAAAGCTGGTTATTGATGGCCGACTCGGTTTCGGCAATTCCCAGAGCCAATCGGGAACGCCTGCTACCGGAACATCCGGCTCATCCCATTTGTCAAAGATGGATTGAAGAACCATCTCTTTCGCACCGTCGCCACCTGCGTCCAACCGCATCGCCTTCCGCCAGCCACCCATTTCAAGACCTCCTGAACGCAGCTTCAGAACTTACCTGATGCTCAGTGGGTCTACCCTACCCCGAACTCGTGGCTCAACCTCAGGGATCAACGGACTGGGGAAGCGGTGGGGGCTTCACCCCAGGCAGGTAGCATTTGCCCTGGTACTCGGCCTGGTCTTCCTCACACGGAGGCTTGTGCTCCAACGTCACCCAGCACCCCCCGTTGATCTCCACGACGCTCTTCCTGCGCGGACAAGGCGCCCTCGCCTGATGCCGAAACGGCTTCTCGGGAAGTGGGTAGCCAAGTGCATCCGGACCATTCGAGTCCCCCAGGTACGCATCAGTCGGAGACCCCTCGAACGGCTCCACGGATGAACCACTTGGAGCAGGAGCTACATGACGGCTCGTCAGACAGACGCCCAGCACCAGCGCGAGGCTCGCGACGACCCGTCCTCTCGCCTCCCACCCAGTCCGGCGGGCGCGAGGAAGCCGCTCCTCAGGGCCGCTCAGCCCCGACGCCAGATGGGCGCGGACCCGGGCGTTGTCCTCCACGCGAGAGAACGCGGCGGCGCTCAGCACGAGCACGTCCGCCAGTTCCACCGTGGGCACCCCCACGGGCGCCTGACTCACCAGGAGGGTGACCGAGGGCGGCGAGGGCTCGCAGAAGATCAGCACTTCCCAGCGCGCCGAGGGTTGCCATTCCACGCGGTCCGTGGGGAACAACCGCAGCGCGGGCCTCCCCGTCTTCACATGCCACGCCTCGTGGAGGCGACCCAGGCCGGGCCCCACTTCATCGTAGCTCCGGCCGAGCTCGAACGGCCCCTGCCCATCGCCTTGCTCATGTTTCTCGTCCACCACGGATGCGCCCTCCAAGCCGCCCCCCAGACAAACGGATTGGACCACTCAAGTCAAGAAGGAGCACCCGACTCCTGGAATCATGTGCGGCTGGGGCCCTCTCATCGCGGAGCAAACCAGCGGCTCCGAATATTGCTTTACCGGACATTCCGCATCTACCCTGTTTCCCTTCAACGCCGTAGCGGAGGGGTACCCATGAAGAGCGCGATGCGTGTTGCGGGTTTGTCGTTGGTGATGGGCCTGATGATGGTGGGCTGCGGCGGAGCCGTCGCCGAGACCGAGCAGGAGTCCGCCCTGGAGACCCGGGAGGATGCCATCCCTGATTGCTCGGCCGATGGAACGACGTACACCATCCATTACAGCGATCCCGCTTACACCACGCAGATCGGCGGCAGGGGATGTAACTGCGGCATCTACGGCGGGTGGGGCAAGACGAGCACCTACCGGCAGACCTTCTACGATTACTGCGGGTAGGACGCGGTTCCGCCTGGAAGCGGGCCCCCCTGCTTCCAGCGGCATCATGGCCGCTCGCGAGAGGTCCGGGACAAGAACCCCACGTCGAGCCCCGCCCCGAGCGCCACGCCCACCGCGTAGCAGAAGAGATCCGACACGAGGAACCCGCGCCCCAGCACCAGGGCGACGAAGGGGTTGGCGCGGAGCGCATCGAGCCAGGGCGGATGGAAGAGCTGGCTGAGCTCAATCACCACGGAGAAGCCCAGCGCGCCCGCCGCGGCTCGCCCCACGGACAGCCGGGGCCAGAGCAGCAGAATTCCCAGGTAGACGAGCGTGGCCCACAGCGTATCGCCCGCGAACTCGGTGACGAAGCCCGGCAACACCTGACGGGCCCACGCGGAGCGCGAGCCCAATCCCAACACGACGAGGAGCAGCAGGCACGGCACCAACATCGCGCGTGAGCGTGAGGAGGAGCCGTGCGGGGAAAGGTCCGGCATGCGCCGCAGTGTACTCCAGCGCGGAGGCTAGGCCGGTGCCGCGGACGAACGGCGCGACGCGCGGCCCGACCCGGCGTAGGACTTCCCCTGGGCGAAAGAGGCGATCCGCGTCCACACCTCGTGGAAGGCCTCCGCGTCGAAGCCCGAGGCGGAGTTGAGCAGATCGTAGCGCTTGAGGGCGCCGTGCGTGTCCCCGGCGATCTCCGCCTGGTAGTGACCGATGACGTCCGCGTGGTCCGCGTCGACGAGGTAGCACGACGCCGCGTCCGGCCACACCTGGGAGACGGTGTTGACGAGCCCATCGTTGTCACCCAGCGCGAGCATCTGCGTGGTCCGGGGATCCAGCAGCTTCTGCACGGCCCGCGGCGGGCCCAGCCGCGCGTCTGGTGACCTGGCCGTGAGCGCGTAGAGCTGGTTGAAGAGGTCGAACCGGTTCTCCGACTTCGGCCGCGCCACGGTGACGATGGAGGCGTAGCGGATGCCGTGCTCGACCAGGAAGCGCCGCTCGCTCTCGGGGTCGTCCGAGTGCGCGGGGCTGGGCGGAGCGTCGCCGAGGTGCACGGGGCTCAGATCGCTCAGGGCCGAGGAGTCGCTCGCCATGTGCAACAGCCAGCGCAGCAGTTCGAAGTACGAGGCGCGGGCCAGCGCGCGCGAGTGTGCCCCGTCGTGCGAGTAGCAGCCCTCCATCGTGTCGAGCAGCGCGTCGATCCAGTTGTCCGACTCCACGCGCCTGCCGCGCAGCAGGACGCGGCGCAAGAGCCGGCCACTCTCCGAGGTACCGCGCTCGCGCAGGGCACGAGTGCTCTCGTAGAAGGCGCGCAGCAGGGGGCGGATGAGCAGGGAACGCACCAGCGGCTGGTTCATCCGGCGAACCAGGTTCGTGCCTCGCTGGGGAGTGGAGAGGAACTGCACGGAGCGGATGTGGCTGAGCACTTCCAGGGCGGAGTCCGCGCGGCGCAGGTCCTTGGCGTTCTCCAGCTCCCGGTAGCGCAACAGGAGCTGGCGCAAGTCGAGCCCTCCGGTGGAGTGGCCCACCAGGTGGATTTCATCTCCCGAGCGGATCTCCTTGCGCCGCCAGCGCTCGTCGAGGAACGAGAGCATCTGCTCGGCGCGGGTGCTCACGCTGGCGGTGGGCAGGTTGGGGAAGTAGTGCAGGACGAGCGGTGTCTGCTCCAGCACTCGGGTGACACCTTCGTAGTAGCGCAGGGTGCCGAGGGCATCGAACCCGCCGAAGCCCGGAACGAGCACGAGATGAAGGTTCATCGGGGACCACCTCCCGCGGCCGCTCCCCGGCATGGGGACGCGCGCCAACGCCCCAGTCAAGAGCAAGGGAGGACGCCCGGCAATCGCCCCTCGGGGCAAGGCCCCCGTCGACCGTTCCCCCTTCGAATCGTCCCTTACGAATCGTCTGACACTTCCTGGGGACACTTCCTGGGAGTC
The Cystobacter fuscus DSM 2262 DNA segment above includes these coding regions:
- a CDS encoding esterase/lipase family protein, whose translation is MNLHLVLVPGFGGFDALGTLRYYEGVTRVLEQTPLVLHYFPNLPTASVSTRAEQMLSFLDERWRRKEIRSGDEIHLVGHSTGGLDLRQLLLRYRELENAKDLRRADSALEVLSHIRSVQFLSTPQRGTNLVRRMNQPLVRSLLIRPLLRAFYESTRALRERGTSESGRLLRRVLLRGRRVESDNWIDALLDTMEGCYSHDGAHSRALARASYFELLRWLLHMASDSSALSDLSPVHLGDAPPSPAHSDDPESERRFLVEHGIRYASIVTVARPKSENRFDLFNQLYALTARSPDARLGPPRAVQKLLDPRTTQMLALGDNDGLVNTVSQVWPDAASCYLVDADHADVIGHYQAEIAGDTHGALKRYDLLNSASGFDAEAFHEVWTRIASFAQGKSYAGSGRASRRSSAAPA
- the sufC gene encoding Fe-S cluster assembly ATPase SufC, which encodes MKPLLSIKDLHVRVAGREVLKGINLELMPGEVHAIMGPNGSGKSTLSQVLSGRETYEVTKGEVLFDGNDLLAMPPEARAHAGVFMAFQYPVEIPGVGNLHFLRTALNARRRAEGKEELDAMDFLKLAREKSKLVELDQAFMQRSVNEGFSGGEKKRNEIFQMAVLEPKLAVLDETDSGLDIDALRIVSGGINALRAPERSMLVITHYQRLLEYVVPDRVSVLAGGLIVRTGGRELALELEKKGYAWLNDGKALVGKEARP
- the sufB gene encoding Fe-S cluster assembly protein SufB, whose protein sequence is MSTQTLQELTKRPYEAGFVTAIESETIPPGLNEDIIRIISAKKNEPEFMLEWRLRAYRHWLTLKEPRWQKVEYAPIDYQDIIYYSAPKQKPKLDSLDQVDPELLKTYAKLGIPLEEQKRLQNVAVDAVFDSVSVATTFKDKLAKAGVIFCSFSEAVREHPELVRKYLGTVVPHSDNYFAALNSAVFSDGSFVYIPKGVRCPMELSTYFRINAENTGQFERTLIVADEGSTVSYLEGCTAPQRDTNQLHAAVVELVALDGATIKYSTVQNWYPGDEQGRGGIYNFVTKRGIAHHRAKISWTQVETGSAITWKYPSVILKGDDSVGEFYSVALANHRQQADTGTKMIHLGRNTKSTIVSKGISAGRGQNTYRGLVKVLKSAEGARNYTQCDSLLLGSKCGAHTLPYIEVKNASAQVEHEASTSKIGEDQLFYCQQRGISKEDAVSMIVNGFCRQVFKELPMEFAVEAQKLLSVSLEGSVG
- a CDS encoding DUF2809 domain-containing protein; translated protein: MPDLSPHGSSSRSRAMLVPCLLLLVVLGLGSRSAWARQVLPGFVTEFAGDTLWATLVYLGILLLWPRLSVGRAAAGALGFSVVIELSQLFHPPWLDALRANPFVALVLGRGFLVSDLFCYAVGVALGAGLDVGFLSRTSRERP
- a CDS encoding SMI1/KNR4 family protein; protein product: MIAPMSSLLEEVSREHFPYSPATPEELEDFEQRVGWRLDPDLRAFYLHCNGAELIERLPNTPYRILPLSKIVRARVAIYGQDDDKWGPASMYTLCDVQDGDYVLVDVSRQENGRYPLMDGYHEAWPNAEYCGPVASSFAEFLEAAMRSRRPVYWLGGK
- a CDS encoding SUF system Fe-S cluster assembly regulator, which encodes MLRMSKMTDYGIVLLTELARASGETRTAKELAACTHVPLPSVSKVLKGLQGSGLLVSHRGASGGYGLSRPAQGILLTEIIAALEGPVAFTECGAHGTQHVSGPCELETVCRVRGHWRIINRALQDALGRLTLADLCAPVSRLSPLTDHPAAPSPAPTPVSLRGTPS
- the sufD gene encoding Fe-S cluster assembly protein SufD, giving the protein MTDEGLRYYLDLAERFQAERAAGAPAWLRALRQDGIEQLARQGFPTSRNEDWKYTNVSSVSCQSFCPVHTVHEASMEAAVELQRLPGPGPRLVFVDGRFVRELSRLDGLPEGLQVRSLREALEEGAPLEELVGQRARAESSAFTALNVALLEEGAWVDVAPGTVCAEPVQLLFLARGVATLSLASPRVVVRAGANSELTLVESYVGVAPGVSFTNAVTEVVLGDGARVTHLKLQAESEVAFHIGSLHVEQGRDSRFASHVLSLGGALARNEVHALFKDRGGEATLNGLYVGHGTQHLDQWTNLDHAQPDCTSRELYKGVLDDNARGTFHGKVMVRPDAQHTDARQNNRNLLLSETASAEARPQLEILADDVKCAHGATVGRLDEQALFYLRSRGIPRGEAERLLTLAFATEVVSAIPLASLRTQVEELLTQKLPGAKEGRA